One Thermoanaerobacter pseudethanolicus ATCC 33223 DNA window includes the following coding sequences:
- a CDS encoding IS200/IS605 family accessory protein TnpB-related protein: MIVIQAKLIFLSQEDKQIVLDLMRRWSSCMRYSYKRLLEGYDRKTLKRDLQGTFDLNSRYVDDAIMKARGVLKSSRQLDNNPKKVIFGGRDLFGKLQKRHINGKEYQKLKTKWQEKRKGNLYSRGDKSKKGNLNTRIEIKENGTFLRINVGERKYVYARIEAGYKKNKSRGELLQEIAQSNIPYSVELKLKNGSIYAYFAIEEEYPEIKITKGKGVIGIDINAYPYNISWAETDEKGNLINYDKMPMTELASGSKDKREYFRWQYAHEIVNIAKEKGKAIVIEGLDIKNKGKKGDFSGRKSRRIRHNFSYKSLLSKIKTLAKREGIEVIEVNPSYTSIIGMLKYSPQYMITKDVAAAYVIARRGLKLQEKIPDNYIKFLNALTVEELEELKEYVKKTVRNKHIKKKHIREINKAIEFLQSLESEPGRVLEPLDGTSFSAYNFWRVLKVAVVTPLSPEKVSRDFSALKELLIQGKWRDL, encoded by the coding sequence ATGATAGTAATACAGGCTAAACTCATTTTTCTAAGTCAAGAAGACAAACAAATAGTATTAGACTTAATGAGAAGATGGTCATCCTGCATGAGATATTCATACAAAAGGCTTTTAGAAGGTTATGATAGAAAAACATTAAAAAGAGACCTTCAGGGGACGTTTGACTTAAACTCAAGATATGTAGATGATGCAATAATGAAAGCAAGAGGTGTATTAAAATCATCTAGACAATTAGACAACAATCCAAAGAAAGTCATCTTTGGAGGAAGAGACTTATTTGGAAAACTTCAAAAGCGCCATATAAATGGGAAAGAATATCAAAAGCTAAAAACAAAGTGGCAAGAGAAAAGAAAAGGAAATCTCTACTCAAGAGGGGATAAAAGCAAAAAAGGAAATCTCAACACAAGAATAGAAATAAAAGAAAATGGCACTTTCTTAAGGATAAATGTAGGGGAAAGAAAATATGTATATGCCAGAATAGAAGCAGGCTACAAAAAGAATAAGAGCAGAGGAGAACTTCTACAGGAAATTGCCCAATCAAACATACCCTACTCTGTAGAATTAAAACTTAAAAACGGCAGTATATACGCTTATTTTGCTATTGAAGAAGAATATCCGGAAATAAAGATAACAAAAGGAAAAGGGGTTATAGGAATAGATATAAATGCATATCCGTACAACATATCATGGGCAGAAACAGATGAAAAAGGGAATCTAATAAACTATGATAAAATGCCAATGACAGAGCTTGCAAGTGGCAGTAAAGACAAAAGAGAATACTTCAGATGGCAGTATGCTCATGAGATAGTAAATATAGCAAAAGAAAAAGGAAAAGCAATTGTAATTGAGGGATTAGACATAAAAAACAAAGGTAAAAAAGGAGACTTTTCAGGGAGAAAATCAAGGAGAATAAGACATAACTTTAGCTATAAATCACTTCTTTCAAAAATAAAAACGCTGGCAAAAAGAGAAGGGATAGAAGTAATAGAAGTCAATCCTTCTTATACATCAATAATAGGGATGTTAAAATATTCTCCGCAGTATATGATAACAAAAGATGTAGCAGCAGCCTACGTAATAGCAAGAAGAGGATTAAAACTGCAAGAAAAAATACCAGACAATTATATAAAGTTTCTCAACGCATTGACTGTAGAAGAATTAGAAGAATTAAAAGAGTACGTAAAGAAAACAGTCAGGAACAAGCATATAAAGAAAAAGCACATAAGGGAAATAAATAAAGCAATAGAATTTTTACAAAGCCTTGAGAGTGAGCCAGGAAGGGTGCTAGAACCTCTGGATGGAACAAGTTTTAGTGCCTATAATTTCTGGCGAGTTCTCAAGGTAGCGGTGGTAACGCCACTCTCCCCTGAGAAGGTATCAAGAGACTTCTCTGCCCTGAAGGAATTACTAATTCAGGGCAAGTGGAGAGACCTGTAA
- a CDS encoding NifB/NifX family molybdenum-iron cluster-binding protein, whose product MKIAVASEGEEVSMHFGHCEGFWIFDVENEEIKNSTFLPNPGHRPGFLPEFLKDKGVDCIISGGMGTSAIELFNSYGIDVITGAEGNVTEVAEKYINGTLISSNSPCEKHEHHH is encoded by the coding sequence ATGAAAATTGCAGTTGCTTCAGAAGGCGAAGAAGTTTCAATGCATTTTGGGCACTGTGAAGGTTTTTGGATTTTTGATGTAGAGAATGAGGAGATAAAAAACTCTACTTTTTTACCGAATCCCGGTCATAGGCCAGGATTTCTCCCAGAGTTTTTAAAAGACAAAGGAGTAGATTGTATAATTTCTGGAGGTATGGGGACCAGTGCTATTGAGCTTTTTAATAGTTATGGAATAGATGTAATAACTGGCGCTGAAGGAAATGTTACAGAAGTGGCAGAGAAGTACATCAATGGTACTTTGATATCTTCTAACAGTCCTTGTGAAAAACACGAACATCACCATTAA